In one window of Primulina tabacum isolate GXHZ01 chromosome 8, ASM2559414v2, whole genome shotgun sequence DNA:
- the LOC142554061 gene encoding squalene monooxygenase SE1-like, whose amino-acid sequence MVMIDQYILGGFIASLLGFVLFYNLRREIIKKTKGTKIARKFGSVRSSAAIDGSRPAVVGDTDIIIVGAGVAGAALACTLAKEGRRVRVIERDLTEPDRIVGELLQPGGYLKLIELGLEDCVAEIDAQRVFGYALYKDGKSAKLSYPLEKFHSDVSGRSFHNGRFIQRMREKAATLSNVRLEQGTVTCLVEEKGTVKGVQYKTKNGEETTVYAPLTIVCDGCFSNLRRSLCTPKVEIPSCFVGLILENCELPYANHGHVVLGDPSPILFYPISSTETRCLVDVPGQKVPSIANGEMANYLRTVVAPQIPPQLYDAFMAAIEKGNVRTMTNRSMPANPHPTPGAILMGDAFNMRHPLTGGGMTVALSDIVVLRDLLRPMQNLNDASTLSKYLESFYTLRKPVASTINTLAGALYQVFCASSDQARAEMRQACFDYLSLGGIFSTGPISLLSGLNPRPLSLVLHFFAVAVYGVGRLLLPYPSPRRLWLGARLLSGASGIIFPIIKAEGVRQMFFPATVPAYYRAPPVN is encoded by the exons ATGGTGATGATCGATCAGTATATTCTCGGAGGCTTTATTGCTTCCTTGTTGGGATTTGTCTTGTTTTACAATTTGCGTAGAGAAATTATAAAGAAAACGAAAGGTACGAAGATTGCACGTAAATTTGGAAGCGTTAGGAGTTCCGCCGCTATTGATGGTTCCAGGCCGGCTGTTGTTGGAGATACCGACATTATCATCGTGGGTGCTGGCGTCGCCGGGGCGGCTTTGGCGTGTACTCTCGCTAAG GAGGGACGTCGAGTTCGTGTGATTGAAAGAGACTTAACCGAGCCAGATCGTATAGTTGGCGAACTTCTACAGCCTGGAGGATATTTGAAGCTGATTGAGTTAGGCCTAGAAG ATTGCGTGGCCGAGATCGACGCTCAACGAGTTTTCGGATATGCGCTTTACAAGGATGGTAAAAGCGCCAAGTTATCTTATCCCCTGGAGAAATTTCACTCGGATGTCTCGGGTAGAAGCTTTCACAATGGTCGATTTATACAGAGGATGAGAGAAAAGGCCGCGACTCTTTCGAA TGTAAGACTCGAACAAGGGACAGTGACATGCTTGGTTGAAGAAAAGGGAACTGTTAAAGGAGTACAGTACAAAACTAAGAATGGAGAAGAGACAACTGTGTATGCTCCTCTAACCATAGTTTGTGATGGTTGTTTTTCGAATTTGAGACGCTCCCTTTGTACTCCTAAG GTGGAGATTCCCTCTTGTTTTGTTGGTTTGATCTTGGAAAATTGTGAGCTCCCATATGCAAACCACGGACATGTCGTTCTCGGAGATCCTTCGCCTATCTTATTTTACCCAATCAGCAGTACTGAAACTCGTTGTCTCGTTGATGTCCCTGGACAAAAGGTTCCTTCCATTGCCAATGGTGAAATGGCCAATTATTTGAGGACTGTGGTGGCTCCTCAG ATTCCTCCTCAGCTGTACGATGCATTTATGGCAGCGATCGAGAAAGGAAATGTAAGAACCATGACAAACAGAAGCATGCCAGCAAATCCTCATCCCACACCTGGTGCCATTCTAATGGGAGACGCATTCAACATGCGCCACCCTTTAACCGGTGGAGGAATGACCGTTGCTCTATCTGACATCGTCGTTCTTCGTGATCTTCTTAGGCCGATGCAGAATTTAAATGATGCATCTACCCTGAGCAAGTATCTTGAATCCTTCTACACCCTAAGAAAG CCGGTGGCATCGACCATCAATACATTAGCCGGGGCCCTTTACCAAGTCTTTTGCGCATCCTCTGATCAAGCAAGGGCGGAAATGCGCCAAGCCTGTTTCGACTACTTGAGCCTTGGTGGGATCTTCTCCACCGGCCCCATCTCTTTGCTCTCTGGTCTGAATCCACGCCCTTTAAGCCTCGTCCTACATTTCTTCGCCGTGGCTGTCTATGGGGTCGGCCGGTTATTGCTCCCGTACCCTTCTCCAAGAAGGCTTTGGTTGGGAGCTAGATTGCTTTCA GGTGCATCTGGTATTATTTTCCCAATCATAAAGGCTGAGGGAGTGAGGCAAATGTTCTTCCCTGCTACTGTTCCAGCATACTACAGAGCTCCACCtgttaattaa